A single region of the Malus sylvestris chromosome 8, drMalSylv7.2, whole genome shotgun sequence genome encodes:
- the LOC126631289 gene encoding MDIS1-interacting receptor like kinase 2-like isoform X3 yields the protein MTSLDFHKLCPLAYCLVLFVQLISPPSCVAFAYATSTTEAEALLKWKATFQNHTHLQNLTSWAYLPAHTKVAPCFWTGISCNAVGSVSVINLTNSGIQGTLHEFSFLSFPNLQYLNLSYNNLFDVIPAQISSLSKLISLDLSNNWLSGSIPTSLDDLTNLTTLYLQSNNLSGTIPKEMGKLKSLEVLILYENQLNGSIPSSLGQLTNLTTLYLYSNNLSGTIPKEIGKLKSLVDLELSENQLSGSIPSYLGQLTNLTTLYLDSNNLSDTIPKEIGKLKSLVDLELSYNQLSGSIPTSLCDLTNLTTLYLYHNNLSSTIPKEIGKLKSLVDLDLSENQLSGSIPTSLGDLTNLTFLYFRANNLSGSIPEEIENLKKLATLQLGNNHLIGYIPQNICYNGQLQNLSVSNNHLTGPIPKSLKTCKSLFRVHLNGNQLTGNISEDIGVYPNLDFIDISHNMLYGEISQKWGQCSQLKTLIIAGNNLTGSIPPEIVNADKIHELDLSSNHLVGAIPKGFGRMTSLQKLMLNGNQLSSSIPSEFGLLVDLEYLDLSSNRFNGSIVSTLGDFPKMYHLNLSNNHFSQGIPFKLEKLVQLNELDLSHNSLEGSIPPAISNMESLQTLNLSHNNLSGFIPSSIEGMHGLLYVDVSYNELEGPLPNNKAFQQALPEALKGNKGLCGSVEGLQPCTHGSRNNRNRVFGITFFLIATIILLSAIFTIKFIVERKKKHLNKAEKNLHEEISFSVLNFDGKSMYEEIIRATENFDSTHCIGSGGQGSVYIANLSSNNIVAVKKLHQLWDGEKNFEKTFLNEIRALTEIRHRNIVKLYGFCSHHRHSFLVYEFVERGSLIAILSKDEEAKEMGWRKRVNIVNGVAHALAYMHHDCVPPIVHQDISSKNILLDSEYKAFVSDFGTAKFLNPDSTTWTAIAGTYGYVAPELAYTMEVNEKCDVYSFGMVAMETIMGRHPGDFFSSFLSVSSSSTSSLASTLPPHQMSVVDVLDQRILPPTHQEAGELLSLVKIAFSCLNPSPHSRPTMKKVSQLLSTPKLHLSKPMRMITCGELLALDPLTA from the exons ATGACATCTTTAGATTTTCATAAACTATGCCCTCTGGCTTATTGCCTTGTCTTATTCGTACAACTTATTTCACCGCCAAGTTGTGTTGCTTTTGCTTATGCTACTTCTACTACTGAAGCAGAAGCGCTTCTCAAATGGAAAGCCACCTTTCAAAACCATACCCACCTGCAAAATCTCACCTCGTGGGCTTACCTACCCGCTCATACAAAAGTAGCCCCATGCTTCTGGACTGGTATTTCATGCAATGCTGTTGGAAGTGTCAGTGTGATAAACCTTACCAATTCCGGTATACAAGGTACGCTACATGAGTTTTCATTCTTGTCTTTCCCCAATCTTCAATACCTTAATCTCAGCTACAATAATCTCTTTGATGTCATTCCAGCTCAGATCAGTTCCCTTTCCAAACTCATCTCTCTTGATCTTTCTAACAATTGGCTCAGTGGTTCAATCCCAACATCCCTCGATGATCTCACAAACCTTACCACTCTCTATCTCCAGAGTAATAATCTTTCTGGCACCATTCCTAAAGAGATGGGGAAATTAAAATCTCTTGAG GTGCTCATTTTGTATGAGAATCAGCTCAACGGTTCAATCCCATCATCCCTAGGTCAGCTCACAAACCTTACCACTCTCTATCTTTATAGTAATAATCTTTCTGGCACTATTCCTAAAGAGATAGGGAAATTGAAATCTCTTGTGGACCTAGAATTGTCTGAGAATCAGCTCAGTGGTTCAATCCCATCATACTTAGGTCAGCTCACAAACCTTACCACTCTCTATCTCGATAGTAATAATCTTTCTGACACTATTCCTAAAGAGATAGGGAAATTGAAATCTCTTGTGGACCTAGAATTGTCTTATAATCAGCTCAGCGGTTCAATCCCAACATCCCTATGTGATCTCACAAACCTTACCACTCTCTATCTCTACCATAATAATCTTTCTAGCACAATTCCCAAAGAGATAGGGAAATTGAAATCTCTTGTGGACCTAGATTTGTCTGAGAATCAACTCAGCGGTTCAATCCCAACATCTCTAGGTGATCTCACAAACCTTACTTTTCTCTATTTCCGGGCTAATAATCTTTCTGGCTCCATCCCCGAAGAGATAGAGAATTTGAAGAAGTTGGCTACACTGCAATTGGGTAATAACCACTTAATAGGTTATATACCCCAAAATATTTGCTATAATGGACAACTCCAAAACCTTTCAGTGAGCAATAACCATTTGACTGGTCCAATCCCCAAAAGCTTGAAAACTTGCAAGAGCTTATTTAGAGTTCATCTTAATGGGAACCAATTGACAGGCAACATATCAGAAGACATTGGTGTCTATCCAAATCTTGATTTCATAGATATAAGCCACAATATGCTATATGGTGAAATCTCACAAAAATGGGGACAATGCTCACAATTAAAAACCTTAATAATTGCGGGAAACAACCTTACTGGTAGCATACCTCCCGAGATTGTTAATGCAGATAAAATTCATGAACTTGACCTTTCTTCAAATCACTTAGTTGGGGCTATTCCGAAGGGATTCGGGAGAATGACTTCTTTGCAAAAGTTGATGTTGAATGGAAATCAACTTTCAAGCTCTATACCTTCGGAATTTGGATTACTTGTTGATCTAGAATATCTCGACTTGTCGTCGAACAGATTCAATGGGTCAATTGTGAGCACTTTAGGTGATTTTCCCAAAATGTACCATCTGAATTTGAGCAACAATCATTTTTCCCAAGGAATTCCATTTAAATTGGAAAAGTTAGTTCAGTTGAACGAACTTGATTTAAGTCACAACTCACTTGAAGGTAGCATACCACCAGCAATCAGCAATATGGAGAGTTTGCAAACACTCAATCTTTCTCACAACAATCTTTCGGGTTTCATACCATCAAGTATTGAAGGCATGCACGGCTTGTTGTATGTGGATGTATCTTACAATGAATTGGAAGGTCCCCTtcccaacaacaaagcatttcaACAAGCTCTGCCAGAAGCTTTAAAAGGGAACAAAGGACTGTGCGGCAGCGTTGAAGGTTTACAACCTTGCACACATGGCTCGAGAAATAACCGCAACCGGGTATTTGGAATCACATTCTTCCTTATAGCAACAATTATACTTCTTTCTGCTATTTTTACAATTAAATTCATagtggaaagaaaaaagaaacatcTGAATAAAGCAGAAAAAAACTTGCATGAAGAAATATCGTTTTCagttttaaattttgatggaaaGTCAATGTATGAGGAAATCATAAGGGCAACAGAAAATTTTGATTCCACACATTGCATCGGGAGCGGAGGACAAGGAAGCGTCTATATAGCAAATTTGTCTAGTAACAACATAGTTGCTGTGAAGAAACTACATCAATTGTGGGATGGCGAGAAGAATTTTGAGAAGACATTCTTGAATGAAATAAGGGCACTAACAGAGATAAGACACCGGAATATTGTGAAGCTTTATGGTTTCTGTTCACACCATCGACACTCATTTTTGGTGTATGAGTTTGTTGAAAGAGGTAGCTTGATTGCAATTTTGAGCAAAGATGAAGAAGCTAAAGAAATGGGGTGGAGAAAAAGGGTGAATATTGTTAACGGTGTAGCTCATGCCTTGGCATACATGCACCATGATTGCGTGCCACCAATTGTGCACCAAGACATATCAAGCAAGAACATTTTGTTGGATTCTGAATATAAGGCCTTTGTTTCAGACTTTGGCACTGCTAAGTTTTTGAATCCAGACTCAACGACTTGGACAGCCATTGCAGGCACATATGGGTATGTCGCACCAG AACTTGCATATACCATGGAAGTGAACGAAAAATGCGATGTTTATAGCTTTGGAATGGTTGCTATGGAAACAATCATGGGAAGGCATCCTGGTGattttttctcatcattcttatCAGTGTCTTCTTCGTCCACGTCGTCATTAGCATCAACATTACCACCCCATCAAATGTCAGTTGTGGATGTTCTAGACCAACGCATTTTGCCTCCAACACATCAAGAAGCAGGGGAATTACTCTCTCTTGTGAAGATTGCATTTTCATGCTTGAATCCCAGTCCGCATTCTCGCCCTACAATGaaaaaagtttctcaactcctCTCAACTCCGAAGCTACATTTGTCAAAGCCAATGCGTATGATAACCTGCGGTGAATTGCTTGCTCTAGATCCTTTGACGGCCTGA
- the LOC126631289 gene encoding probable leucine-rich repeat receptor-like protein kinase At1g35710 isoform X2 → MTSLDFHKLCPLAYCLVLFVQLISPPSCVAFAYATSTTEAEALLKWKATFQNHTHLQNLTSWAYLPAHTKVAPCFWTGISCNAVGSVSVINLTNSGIQAQISSLSKLISLDLSNNWLSGSIPTSLDDLTNLTTLYLQSNNLSGTIPKEMGKLKSLEVLILYENQLNGSISSSLGQLTNLTTLYLYSNNLSGTIPKEMGKLKSLEVLILYENQLNGSISSSLGQLTNLTTLYLYSNNLSGTIPKEMGKLKSLEVLILYENQLNGSIPSSLGQLTNLTTLYLYSNNLSGTIPKEIGKLKSLVDLELSENQLSGSIPSYLGQLTNLTTLYLDSNNLSDTIPKEIGKLKSLVDLELSYNQLSGSIPTSLCDLTNLTTLYLYHNNLSSTIPKEIGKLKSLVDLDLSENQLSGSIPTSLGDLTNLTFLYFRANNLSGSIPEEIENLKKLATLQLGNNHLIGYIPQNICYNGQLQNLSVSNNHLTGPIPKSLKTCKSLFRVHLNGNQLTGNISEDIGVYPNLDFIDISHNMLYGEISQKWGQCSQLKTLIIAGNNLTGSIPPEIVNADKIHELDLSSNHLVGAIPKGFGRMTSLQKLMLNGNQLSSSIPSEFGLLVDLEYLDLSSNRFNGSIVSTLGDFPKMYHLNLSNNHFSQGIPFKLEKLVQLNELDLSHNSLEGSIPPAISNMESLQTLNLSHNNLSGFIPSSIEGMHGLLYVDVSYNELEGPLPNNKAFQQALPEALKGNKGLCGSVEGLQPCTHGSRNNRNRVFGITFFLIATIILLSAIFTIKFIVERKKKHLNKAEKNLHEEISFSVLNFDGKSMYEEIIRATENFDSTHCIGSGGQGSVYIANLSSNNIVAVKKLHQLWDGEKNFEKTFLNEIRALTEIRHRNIVKLYGFCSHHRHSFLVYEFVERGSLIAILSKDEEAKEMGWRKRVNIVNGVAHALAYMHHDCVPPIVHQDISSKNILLDSEYKAFVSDFGTAKFLNPDSTTWTAIAGTYGYVAPELAYTMEVNEKCDVYSFGMVAMETIMGRHPGDFFSSFLSVSSSSTSSLASTLPPHQMSVVDVLDQRILPPTHQEAGELLSLVKIAFSCLNPSPHSRPTMKKVSQLLSTPKLHLSKPMRMITCGELLALDPLTA, encoded by the exons ATGACATCTTTAGATTTTCATAAACTATGCCCTCTGGCTTATTGCCTTGTCTTATTCGTACAACTTATTTCACCGCCAAGTTGTGTTGCTTTTGCTTATGCTACTTCTACTACTGAAGCAGAAGCGCTTCTCAAATGGAAAGCCACCTTTCAAAACCATACCCACCTGCAAAATCTCACCTCGTGGGCTTACCTACCCGCTCATACAAAAGTAGCCCCATGCTTCTGGACTGGTATTTCATGCAATGCTGTTGGAAGTGTCAGTGTGATAAACCTTACCAATTCCGGTATACAAG CTCAGATCAGTTCCCTTTCCAAACTCATCTCTCTTGATCTTTCTAACAATTGGCTCAGTGGTTCAATCCCAACATCCCTCGATGATCTCACAAACCTTACCACTCTCTATCTCCAGAGTAATAATCTTTCTGGCACCATTCCTAAAGAGATGGGGAAATTAAAATCTCTTGAGGTGCTCATTTTGTATGAGAATCAGCTCAACGGTTCAATCTCATCATCCCTAGGTCAGCTCACAAACCTTACCACTCTTTATCTTTATAGTAATAATCTTTCTGGCACTATTCCTAAAGAGATGGGGAAATTAAAATCTCTTGAGGTGCTCATTTTGTATGAGAATCAGCTCAACGGTTCAATCTCATCATCCCTAGGTCAGCTCACAAACCTTACCACTCTTTATCTTTATAGTAATAATCTTTCTGGCACTATTCCTAAAGAGATGGGGAAATTAAAATCTCTTGAGGTGCTCATTTTGTATGAGAATCAGCTCAACGGTTCAATCCCATCATCCCTAGGTCAGCTCACAAACCTTACCACTCTCTATCTTTATAGTAATAATCTTTCTGGCACTATTCCTAAAGAGATAGGGAAATTGAAATCTCTTGTGGACCTAGAATTGTCTGAGAATCAGCTCAGTGGTTCAATCCCATCATACTTAGGTCAGCTCACAAACCTTACCACTCTCTATCTCGATAGTAATAATCTTTCTGACACTATTCCTAAAGAGATAGGGAAATTGAAATCTCTTGTGGACCTAGAATTGTCTTATAATCAGCTCAGCGGTTCAATCCCAACATCCCTATGTGATCTCACAAACCTTACCACTCTCTATCTCTACCATAATAATCTTTCTAGCACAATTCCCAAAGAGATAGGGAAATTGAAATCTCTTGTGGACCTAGATTTGTCTGAGAATCAACTCAGCGGTTCAATCCCAACATCTCTAGGTGATCTCACAAACCTTACTTTTCTCTATTTCCGGGCTAATAATCTTTCTGGCTCCATCCCCGAAGAGATAGAGAATTTGAAGAAGTTGGCTACACTGCAATTGGGTAATAACCACTTAATAGGTTATATACCCCAAAATATTTGCTATAATGGACAACTCCAAAACCTTTCAGTGAGCAATAACCATTTGACTGGTCCAATCCCCAAAAGCTTGAAAACTTGCAAGAGCTTATTTAGAGTTCATCTTAATGGGAACCAATTGACAGGCAACATATCAGAAGACATTGGTGTCTATCCAAATCTTGATTTCATAGATATAAGCCACAATATGCTATATGGTGAAATCTCACAAAAATGGGGACAATGCTCACAATTAAAAACCTTAATAATTGCGGGAAACAACCTTACTGGTAGCATACCTCCCGAGATTGTTAATGCAGATAAAATTCATGAACTTGACCTTTCTTCAAATCACTTAGTTGGGGCTATTCCGAAGGGATTCGGGAGAATGACTTCTTTGCAAAAGTTGATGTTGAATGGAAATCAACTTTCAAGCTCTATACCTTCGGAATTTGGATTACTTGTTGATCTAGAATATCTCGACTTGTCGTCGAACAGATTCAATGGGTCAATTGTGAGCACTTTAGGTGATTTTCCCAAAATGTACCATCTGAATTTGAGCAACAATCATTTTTCCCAAGGAATTCCATTTAAATTGGAAAAGTTAGTTCAGTTGAACGAACTTGATTTAAGTCACAACTCACTTGAAGGTAGCATACCACCAGCAATCAGCAATATGGAGAGTTTGCAAACACTCAATCTTTCTCACAACAATCTTTCGGGTTTCATACCATCAAGTATTGAAGGCATGCACGGCTTGTTGTATGTGGATGTATCTTACAATGAATTGGAAGGTCCCCTtcccaacaacaaagcatttcaACAAGCTCTGCCAGAAGCTTTAAAAGGGAACAAAGGACTGTGCGGCAGCGTTGAAGGTTTACAACCTTGCACACATGGCTCGAGAAATAACCGCAACCGGGTATTTGGAATCACATTCTTCCTTATAGCAACAATTATACTTCTTTCTGCTATTTTTACAATTAAATTCATagtggaaagaaaaaagaaacatcTGAATAAAGCAGAAAAAAACTTGCATGAAGAAATATCGTTTTCagttttaaattttgatggaaaGTCAATGTATGAGGAAATCATAAGGGCAACAGAAAATTTTGATTCCACACATTGCATCGGGAGCGGAGGACAAGGAAGCGTCTATATAGCAAATTTGTCTAGTAACAACATAGTTGCTGTGAAGAAACTACATCAATTGTGGGATGGCGAGAAGAATTTTGAGAAGACATTCTTGAATGAAATAAGGGCACTAACAGAGATAAGACACCGGAATATTGTGAAGCTTTATGGTTTCTGTTCACACCATCGACACTCATTTTTGGTGTATGAGTTTGTTGAAAGAGGTAGCTTGATTGCAATTTTGAGCAAAGATGAAGAAGCTAAAGAAATGGGGTGGAGAAAAAGGGTGAATATTGTTAACGGTGTAGCTCATGCCTTGGCATACATGCACCATGATTGCGTGCCACCAATTGTGCACCAAGACATATCAAGCAAGAACATTTTGTTGGATTCTGAATATAAGGCCTTTGTTTCAGACTTTGGCACTGCTAAGTTTTTGAATCCAGACTCAACGACTTGGACAGCCATTGCAGGCACATATGGGTATGTCGCACCAG AACTTGCATATACCATGGAAGTGAACGAAAAATGCGATGTTTATAGCTTTGGAATGGTTGCTATGGAAACAATCATGGGAAGGCATCCTGGTGattttttctcatcattcttatCAGTGTCTTCTTCGTCCACGTCGTCATTAGCATCAACATTACCACCCCATCAAATGTCAGTTGTGGATGTTCTAGACCAACGCATTTTGCCTCCAACACATCAAGAAGCAGGGGAATTACTCTCTCTTGTGAAGATTGCATTTTCATGCTTGAATCCCAGTCCGCATTCTCGCCCTACAATGaaaaaagtttctcaactcctCTCAACTCCGAAGCTACATTTGTCAAAGCCAATGCGTATGATAACCTGCGGTGAATTGCTTGCTCTAGATCCTTTGACGGCCTGA
- the LOC126631289 gene encoding probable leucine-rich repeat receptor-like protein kinase At1g35710 isoform X1, protein MTSLDFHKLCPLAYCLVLFVQLISPPSCVAFAYATSTTEAEALLKWKATFQNHTHLQNLTSWAYLPAHTKVAPCFWTGISCNAVGSVSVINLTNSGIQGTLHEFSFLSFPNLQYLNLSYNNLFDVIPAQISSLSKLISLDLSNNWLSGSIPTSLDDLTNLTTLYLQSNNLSGTIPKEMGKLKSLEVLILYENQLNGSISSSLGQLTNLTTLYLYSNNLSGTIPKEMGKLKSLEVLILYENQLNGSISSSLGQLTNLTTLYLYSNNLSGTIPKEMGKLKSLEVLILYENQLNGSIPSSLGQLTNLTTLYLYSNNLSGTIPKEIGKLKSLVDLELSENQLSGSIPSYLGQLTNLTTLYLDSNNLSDTIPKEIGKLKSLVDLELSYNQLSGSIPTSLCDLTNLTTLYLYHNNLSSTIPKEIGKLKSLVDLDLSENQLSGSIPTSLGDLTNLTFLYFRANNLSGSIPEEIENLKKLATLQLGNNHLIGYIPQNICYNGQLQNLSVSNNHLTGPIPKSLKTCKSLFRVHLNGNQLTGNISEDIGVYPNLDFIDISHNMLYGEISQKWGQCSQLKTLIIAGNNLTGSIPPEIVNADKIHELDLSSNHLVGAIPKGFGRMTSLQKLMLNGNQLSSSIPSEFGLLVDLEYLDLSSNRFNGSIVSTLGDFPKMYHLNLSNNHFSQGIPFKLEKLVQLNELDLSHNSLEGSIPPAISNMESLQTLNLSHNNLSGFIPSSIEGMHGLLYVDVSYNELEGPLPNNKAFQQALPEALKGNKGLCGSVEGLQPCTHGSRNNRNRVFGITFFLIATIILLSAIFTIKFIVERKKKHLNKAEKNLHEEISFSVLNFDGKSMYEEIIRATENFDSTHCIGSGGQGSVYIANLSSNNIVAVKKLHQLWDGEKNFEKTFLNEIRALTEIRHRNIVKLYGFCSHHRHSFLVYEFVERGSLIAILSKDEEAKEMGWRKRVNIVNGVAHALAYMHHDCVPPIVHQDISSKNILLDSEYKAFVSDFGTAKFLNPDSTTWTAIAGTYGYVAPELAYTMEVNEKCDVYSFGMVAMETIMGRHPGDFFSSFLSVSSSSTSSLASTLPPHQMSVVDVLDQRILPPTHQEAGELLSLVKIAFSCLNPSPHSRPTMKKVSQLLSTPKLHLSKPMRMITCGELLALDPLTA, encoded by the exons ATGACATCTTTAGATTTTCATAAACTATGCCCTCTGGCTTATTGCCTTGTCTTATTCGTACAACTTATTTCACCGCCAAGTTGTGTTGCTTTTGCTTATGCTACTTCTACTACTGAAGCAGAAGCGCTTCTCAAATGGAAAGCCACCTTTCAAAACCATACCCACCTGCAAAATCTCACCTCGTGGGCTTACCTACCCGCTCATACAAAAGTAGCCCCATGCTTCTGGACTGGTATTTCATGCAATGCTGTTGGAAGTGTCAGTGTGATAAACCTTACCAATTCCGGTATACAAGGTACGCTACATGAGTTTTCATTCTTGTCTTTCCCCAATCTTCAATACCTTAATCTCAGCTACAATAATCTCTTTGATGTCATTCCAGCTCAGATCAGTTCCCTTTCCAAACTCATCTCTCTTGATCTTTCTAACAATTGGCTCAGTGGTTCAATCCCAACATCCCTCGATGATCTCACAAACCTTACCACTCTCTATCTCCAGAGTAATAATCTTTCTGGCACCATTCCTAAAGAGATGGGGAAATTAAAATCTCTTGAGGTGCTCATTTTGTATGAGAATCAGCTCAACGGTTCAATCTCATCATCCCTAGGTCAGCTCACAAACCTTACCACTCTTTATCTTTATAGTAATAATCTTTCTGGCACTATTCCTAAAGAGATGGGGAAATTAAAATCTCTTGAGGTGCTCATTTTGTATGAGAATCAGCTCAACGGTTCAATCTCATCATCCCTAGGTCAGCTCACAAACCTTACCACTCTTTATCTTTATAGTAATAATCTTTCTGGCACTATTCCTAAAGAGATGGGGAAATTAAAATCTCTTGAGGTGCTCATTTTGTATGAGAATCAGCTCAACGGTTCAATCCCATCATCCCTAGGTCAGCTCACAAACCTTACCACTCTCTATCTTTATAGTAATAATCTTTCTGGCACTATTCCTAAAGAGATAGGGAAATTGAAATCTCTTGTGGACCTAGAATTGTCTGAGAATCAGCTCAGTGGTTCAATCCCATCATACTTAGGTCAGCTCACAAACCTTACCACTCTCTATCTCGATAGTAATAATCTTTCTGACACTATTCCTAAAGAGATAGGGAAATTGAAATCTCTTGTGGACCTAGAATTGTCTTATAATCAGCTCAGCGGTTCAATCCCAACATCCCTATGTGATCTCACAAACCTTACCACTCTCTATCTCTACCATAATAATCTTTCTAGCACAATTCCCAAAGAGATAGGGAAATTGAAATCTCTTGTGGACCTAGATTTGTCTGAGAATCAACTCAGCGGTTCAATCCCAACATCTCTAGGTGATCTCACAAACCTTACTTTTCTCTATTTCCGGGCTAATAATCTTTCTGGCTCCATCCCCGAAGAGATAGAGAATTTGAAGAAGTTGGCTACACTGCAATTGGGTAATAACCACTTAATAGGTTATATACCCCAAAATATTTGCTATAATGGACAACTCCAAAACCTTTCAGTGAGCAATAACCATTTGACTGGTCCAATCCCCAAAAGCTTGAAAACTTGCAAGAGCTTATTTAGAGTTCATCTTAATGGGAACCAATTGACAGGCAACATATCAGAAGACATTGGTGTCTATCCAAATCTTGATTTCATAGATATAAGCCACAATATGCTATATGGTGAAATCTCACAAAAATGGGGACAATGCTCACAATTAAAAACCTTAATAATTGCGGGAAACAACCTTACTGGTAGCATACCTCCCGAGATTGTTAATGCAGATAAAATTCATGAACTTGACCTTTCTTCAAATCACTTAGTTGGGGCTATTCCGAAGGGATTCGGGAGAATGACTTCTTTGCAAAAGTTGATGTTGAATGGAAATCAACTTTCAAGCTCTATACCTTCGGAATTTGGATTACTTGTTGATCTAGAATATCTCGACTTGTCGTCGAACAGATTCAATGGGTCAATTGTGAGCACTTTAGGTGATTTTCCCAAAATGTACCATCTGAATTTGAGCAACAATCATTTTTCCCAAGGAATTCCATTTAAATTGGAAAAGTTAGTTCAGTTGAACGAACTTGATTTAAGTCACAACTCACTTGAAGGTAGCATACCACCAGCAATCAGCAATATGGAGAGTTTGCAAACACTCAATCTTTCTCACAACAATCTTTCGGGTTTCATACCATCAAGTATTGAAGGCATGCACGGCTTGTTGTATGTGGATGTATCTTACAATGAATTGGAAGGTCCCCTtcccaacaacaaagcatttcaACAAGCTCTGCCAGAAGCTTTAAAAGGGAACAAAGGACTGTGCGGCAGCGTTGAAGGTTTACAACCTTGCACACATGGCTCGAGAAATAACCGCAACCGGGTATTTGGAATCACATTCTTCCTTATAGCAACAATTATACTTCTTTCTGCTATTTTTACAATTAAATTCATagtggaaagaaaaaagaaacatcTGAATAAAGCAGAAAAAAACTTGCATGAAGAAATATCGTTTTCagttttaaattttgatggaaaGTCAATGTATGAGGAAATCATAAGGGCAACAGAAAATTTTGATTCCACACATTGCATCGGGAGCGGAGGACAAGGAAGCGTCTATATAGCAAATTTGTCTAGTAACAACATAGTTGCTGTGAAGAAACTACATCAATTGTGGGATGGCGAGAAGAATTTTGAGAAGACATTCTTGAATGAAATAAGGGCACTAACAGAGATAAGACACCGGAATATTGTGAAGCTTTATGGTTTCTGTTCACACCATCGACACTCATTTTTGGTGTATGAGTTTGTTGAAAGAGGTAGCTTGATTGCAATTTTGAGCAAAGATGAAGAAGCTAAAGAAATGGGGTGGAGAAAAAGGGTGAATATTGTTAACGGTGTAGCTCATGCCTTGGCATACATGCACCATGATTGCGTGCCACCAATTGTGCACCAAGACATATCAAGCAAGAACATTTTGTTGGATTCTGAATATAAGGCCTTTGTTTCAGACTTTGGCACTGCTAAGTTTTTGAATCCAGACTCAACGACTTGGACAGCCATTGCAGGCACATATGGGTATGTCGCACCAG AACTTGCATATACCATGGAAGTGAACGAAAAATGCGATGTTTATAGCTTTGGAATGGTTGCTATGGAAACAATCATGGGAAGGCATCCTGGTGattttttctcatcattcttatCAGTGTCTTCTTCGTCCACGTCGTCATTAGCATCAACATTACCACCCCATCAAATGTCAGTTGTGGATGTTCTAGACCAACGCATTTTGCCTCCAACACATCAAGAAGCAGGGGAATTACTCTCTCTTGTGAAGATTGCATTTTCATGCTTGAATCCCAGTCCGCATTCTCGCCCTACAATGaaaaaagtttctcaactcctCTCAACTCCGAAGCTACATTTGTCAAAGCCAATGCGTATGATAACCTGCGGTGAATTGCTTGCTCTAGATCCTTTGACGGCCTGA
- the LOC126631429 gene encoding probable leucine-rich repeat receptor-like protein kinase At1g35710, giving the protein MHHDCVPPIVHWDISSKNILLDSEYEAFVSYFSTAKLLNLDSTTWNAVAGTYGYVAPELAYTMEVNEKCNVYSFGVVAMETIMGRHPRYFFSSLSSMPSSSTLSSTSTLPPHQMSIVDILDQRILPPTHQEARELPFVKIAFSCLNPSPHSHPTMKKVSQPLSTQKLHLSKTLRMITCDELLVLDPLTT; this is encoded by the exons ATGCACCACGATTGTGTGCCACCAATTGTGCACTGGGACATATCAAGCAAGAACATTTTGTTGGATTCTGAATATGAGGCCTTTGTTTCATACTTTAGCACTGCTAAGCTTTTGAATCTAGACTCAACTACTTGGAATGCCGTTGCAGGCACATATGGGTATGTCGCACCAG AACTTGCTTACACCATGGAAGTGAACGAAAAATGCAATGTTTATAGCTTTGGAGTGGTTGCTATGGAAACAATCATGGGAAGGCATCCTAGATATTTTTTCTCATCTTTATCATCAATGCCTTCTTCGTCCACATTGtcatcgacatctacattaccACCCCATCAAATGTCAATTGTGGATATTTTGGACCAACGCATTTTGCCTCCAACGCATCAAGAAGCAAGGGAACTCCCTTTCGTGAAGATTGCATTTTCATGCTTGAATCCTAGTCCGCATTCTCACCCTACAATGAAAAAAGTTTCTCAACCCCTCTCAACTCAAAAGCTGCATTTGTCGAAGACATTACGTATGATAACCTGCGATGAATTGCTTGTTCTTGATCCTTTGACTACCTGA